GGAATTTACAGTTTGAATCACGGTAGGAAACCTGCGATAATTCAAATCTAGCTGccacatttaaatatgtatttaaagctCTGTTTGCTTTAACCGTGTTTATCTCCAGAGAGTTCCAGAATCAAGAACCAGAGAGGTTACTGAGAGATGAGCTGGGTATCTTATCGCTGGGTGGTCGAGAGGTGCCCCGGCTGCCTGTGTAACCGAATACAGCCTTGTGTCCTCAGTGCATTCTCTCAGGCCCTTCAAGGTCCCCTTGAGCAGCAGTACGAAGAGTTAGAATTTACTCTAAAACCATCAAAATCAAATGAAACCAAAGCAGATCAAGAGAGGATAGACGGATGAAGTCCACATACTACTAAAATGTCAGCACTTAACTCGTCCGGTGCTCCACTTTTCTATACTCTTACACAGGTCAGTACTAAAAGTCAGGGGTACAAAAATAgatctctttttgttttttcttgagatgttttttttttcttttttttttgttatttctgaaaattcataaaaaactAAAGGTTAGGTATATTGTTgctcagtacaaaaaaaaaatgtttgtaggaGTCCACAAGAGGAGTCTGTTCATTGTTTGAGAAAGTCTCTCGCTCTCTGTCCTCTCCTTTTCTCCGGCTTCACTCTTCAGCGCTCTCCTGAGTAGCGGGTGCGTTTAGTCCGTCTGTTGAAAGGGTAGTTGATGAAATCAAAGGGTCTGTGCTCTGCGATTTGGTGTCCCTTGGGCAGTCTCTTCATGAAGTGGACTTCCCGCTGGTGTTGCCTGGTTTTGGAGCCCTTGCGGGGTCTGCCTTTACGTGTGAAGGCCATGTACCAGCCTTCATACTTCACATTCTGTAGAGCTGTGTAGTTGTTCTCCAGGACTATCTCTGTGAAGATGCAGTCTTTCCCCTGACCATTTCTCTGTGAGAACAAGATAAAGACAAACTTTTAGCCCCTGATTAGTGGGAAGTATGAATCTTATCGAAAAGTATTCTGGAAATGTCTGCTCCAGTTTACATAGGGCTTCCCCACACGCACACAGCATATGCTTAAGTCATTACGATCCCAGATCAAGAGGGAGAAATGACAGCAGAGGCCAATGACTTGAAGCCAATGATGCGCATTCATCCTCTGAGAAAAATAGTTCTTCTACTGTTCATTATATAGGCATAAACCGTGTTATGTTGAATCCAGAAGGTATTATGGTAATATTTTACTTTCTCCAGGACATTGAACAATATAAACACTATATGGTATAGCTAGTTTTGCTTTTATTATAGGCATCGCATCATTGTACGTTCATAACACCAGGACCATTAAACGTTATCCGGCCAGTAAATGCAAATGGGGTAAGGAGCCAAACCAGGAGTCCAAACCTTTCTCCAGCCTCTTAACAAAATGGCCTGTTAAAAATCTCAAATCCAAAACACTTGCATATCAACCAATAAAAACCAACAACAGAAAAAACCCTCTCGTGCAGGCTGTCGTTGGGCGGCCAATATGTCAGATAGCATAAGATCAGGGGTGCCAAGCAGATGGTCCACCTGGCAGGGTGCTGGAAGGTGGGGGACGAACCTCCATCCCACTTTATTACCATTCACAGCAAGGAGAAGGCACAAATCCACAAGAGTAGCCAgctaaaaaaggaagaaagatcCCATTCTTCACACTCGATTTTACCCACTATAACCAAGAAACGTCTCGTGCCCACTATAAGATAAAAATCTAACTCTTGTTTGATTATTTGAATGATCTCCCTAATAATCATAAAATCAGGGACATCCACAAGCAACTGAATGGTGTCCATTCATCCAAAACCTTTCAATCCTAACAGAAAAGTGACTGAAACATATGCTGTGTGTTTATAACAGAACATGTAAACTGAGCACTATTATCagtgacaaaattattatttaatgacttTTTCACCATACCTTGCCAATCAGTTTCCCTCTTCTATTCATACAGATGTAGAATCCCGTTTCAGCTCCTTTAATTCGAACTCGACTCCCAAATGTGTCCGTCTCCACTATGAGTTTGgctggaaaaaagaaagaagatttttttttattttcattagatGCCGTGACTTGGAAAATCCAAATTATGATCAGTCAATCAATGGTAAAATTTCATGAGTAAACACACGTGCACAAATGCACACCGGCATAAATATGTGAACTCTAAAGGGACTACTCTTTAGGATTTATGAAAGCTTAAATTCTAGTGGAACGATAAAAACATGTGCACTTCAATTCTTCTGGAAGGAACCAAAGGCTTCCTGGAAGGATGATTTTCAACTTTTTAccttttatgtaagtacataaaCAATATGTGAATATTTATCACGTCATCCATgtagcaaaaaataaacaaagaacatttttcaagtatttgaGTTAAATTCAccacttaaaaaatacaaatatacaataatacttttaaaaagcgcttactttttattcattattaaatgtacAATAACAGTTCAGGTGTATTATAAGAAAATTAAGGCAGTGTTTGCAGGGAAACTGAATTTCCATGATGGATATTCTCCATGCCAAGAATTAGCACTTGCAGCCGTTCTCTGATTCAGCCCCCGTACTCTGAGTGATCGTAAAGAGTTACGGTTCAAATGGAGGGGGTCAGATAACCTGCTGGTGAAGAGCCTAACCACAAGCCCAGAGCAGGAGCCAGGCACTGGCCCGAACTAACAGCCCTGCTGTCTCTACAACATGCTCAGGTGACATCGATGTCACCAAAACCATGCAGAGCTAGAGCCAGGTTTCCAAAAATACCACAACAGAGCTGGTAATTACTGGGTTTGCATGTGGAGAAACCACATAAGTGAGAACTACAAATAACAGAGATCTGATTTAGGTAAAGTAACAAATATCTGATTTGGGTAAAGTATAAAGtaacaaattaaatatgtaaGCAAAATGCAagcttttacaatattttaacttATGGTTTTATAAATTatcatattaaacaaaaaataattaaaacactcaatcattgatgtatgtttttataaaacCAAACATACACATTAATGATCAAATATACTTAAAACAGTTAGATTTAGGCTCTATGAGATCTGTCATCAGGACCGAATGACCATGGAAAGCAAAAATTAGGGTCAGAATTCGGCTAGACATATTTTCATCCTGAGCTGGTCGGGAGAGGAGGGGAGCGAGCGTTCTTCAGGAAATGTTCAGAAGGTTGAAGTAAGATGAGTTCTAATGGCTCTTCCAGACCCGCATGTCTCACGAGAGACACCTTCAGCAATCTAAAatccatttaacatttttttgcaCTGCACTGCTTTTTTTAACTTCACCAACTGACCAGATGCCCAATTATTCAAATGCAGTGTACCAAAGATGTccacaaaataaagaaacataAATACAGAACCAGTTTGACCCAGAAGTGGCATTTACAGCCTGATATCATCCATAGTTCACAAAGACCTTTTCACATAGTTCTTCAGAAAACATCTATGTAGCTGTGCTTTAGACACTTCGAAATCTATTAGAACCTACAATGACAtggatttttattatattacatatatatagaaCCATAGCCTATTAAACATGTTCTTCAATGTGTTTagcaaaatatttacatgcaaaaCGCATTCTAAATTATTCATCAAAGCGCAAAAGCGTCACAGAAGGTTTCATGGTTTGTGTAAACAGATTAAATGATTTTGTGCAAGATAAATAATGAGATGCTCTTACCATGAGCGTCACCATCCTCGGCCATGGCGTTGATGTTCTTGTTGGCCAGAACTTGCACGTGCTTGCCACTGGTTCGACTGTAAAGCTGGTAGGTCCGGATTAGTCTACGGCTGACCCGGTCCGTCACCTTACTTTGCTCACTCACATGCTGTGTAAAATTAGGCGGGGACTGAATGGTTACCTGTCAGAAATTAAATACCATATAATCAATATCTGCACAAACTGCTTCATAATGCGTTCATACGGGTCTATAAATTATACCGCGCTCcgatataataatttaaaataggcCAAATGCAATCGAAAAGAGAAACGGGTGcgtattaatttttaatttgggATTTGAAATGCGCTATTTGGAAAACTGTTGTTTGTggcttaaaataaattacatttcaaagccAAACTGTCCTAAACGCTTAAGTCGAGCCCTTTATGTTATTATGTCCCCACGACTTGTTTCATCACTGACTCAAGGCTGGCATACTTTCACGCGCTCATGCCCACGCGCCTGTGCCAGTATGTTAGTGTTACCTGCCAGGTTACGGCGCCCACTGTGATACCCATCTGATAAGAACATCCTCTCCCATCGCATCCTATACCTTTTAGTGCCTTTTAATTTAACGGCTATACATGCATTTCTATGCAAAAcaactgtatatttaaatagaatatatatcTTAATTTAGGAGCGCGCGCACTCTGTAGCTATATTATTTAGGCTTAGTATGAACTTGATATATTAGAGTAATAGTGCTTTACAGTTTCTCTAACAAAATgtgtaatcaaatgaaaataagaaagattaaaaaatagCAGTTAAAAGCATATTTAAAGATGCTGAAACATACCTGAGCATAGTAGCAGAGCGCAAAGAGGTGAAGGAATCTGCAAGAAGGGACAAAATCTCACATTAGACTCTGAAAGCGAAGCTGTTAATGTgtgaaaacaaatattaaaggaaATATACTTACAGATAACTCAATCGTGATGGTATGAGCCTCATGTTGCTGGAATGGAAGGGcctcacagaagaaaaaaatgtgtgtagCCTTAtttgcaaacataaaaaaataataaaaaaatcaagttttCCCGTTTAAATGTATAAAGTCCTGCGCTGGTATCCAAACTGTGACTCGCAACATATGATGAACAGATTAACTGGCAAATTACGAGATCTGCTGCTCAGAGGCAGAAAAATATCCAGGATTGTTTCCAGACCGACACCGGTGACAAGTATAAGCACTTACTGGATTTCCTTCATAAGAACGAAAATAACAAATAAGTGCACTTAACGCAAAACTCACAGCATGTAAACGATTTACTTTTTAAGTTTTAGCGAAAAAGCTTCTGATGCACCTAATCATAGAGACTCGGGTCCCGTGCTCCATGAAGGTGAGGAGCGCTGCAGAAATAGATCCTTTGACGTTTGATCCAGTCTGACTCCTGCGTGAATGTCAGTCAGAGGAGGAAGGACAGTGCATCTGATGAGCTTTCTTCAAGAAGCAGTGCAGCTGGACTCTCTTATCCCCTCCTCTTCTTCCATTGCCAGTATGTCTCCAATGTCAACCCC
The Carassius auratus strain Wakin chromosome 38, ASM336829v1, whole genome shotgun sequence genome window above contains:
- the fgf8a gene encoding fibroblast growth factor 8 isoform X2, which codes for MRLIPSRLSYLFLHLFALCYYAQHVSEQSKVTDRVSRRLIRTYQLYSRTSGKHVQVLANKNINAMAEDGDAHAKLIVETDTFGSRVRIKGAETGFYICMNRRGKLIGKRNGQGKDCIFTEIVLENNYTALQNVKYEGWYMAFTRKGRPRKGSKTRQHQREVHFMKRLPKGHQIAEHRPFDFINYPFNRRTKRTRYSGER
- the fgf8a gene encoding fibroblast growth factor 8 isoform X1 encodes the protein MRLIPSRLSYLFLHLFALCYYAQVTIQSPPNFTQHVSEQSKVTDRVSRRLIRTYQLYSRTSGKHVQVLANKNINAMAEDGDAHAKLIVETDTFGSRVRIKGAETGFYICMNRRGKLIGKRNGQGKDCIFTEIVLENNYTALQNVKYEGWYMAFTRKGRPRKGSKTRQHQREVHFMKRLPKGHQIAEHRPFDFINYPFNRRTKRTRYSGER